A window of Polaribacter litorisediminis contains these coding sequences:
- a CDS encoding response regulator: protein MNLKPINILLVEDNEGDIVLTLDAFEECKVKSEMNVARNGQEALDFLYKRGSFSAAKRPDLILLDINLPIYNGHEVLKKIKTDTELKKIPVIVLTTSSNQKDIDLAYDNHANSYVKKPLDMNEFLEAILKIEAFWIQLSTLSE from the coding sequence ATGAATCTAAAACCAATCAACATTCTTTTAGTTGAAGACAATGAAGGCGATATTGTCTTAACGCTCGATGCTTTTGAAGAATGCAAAGTAAAAAGTGAAATGAATGTGGCAAGAAATGGACAAGAGGCGTTAGATTTTTTATACAAGAGAGGTTCTTTTTCAGCAGCAAAAAGACCCGACCTAATATTACTAGATATCAATCTTCCAATTTATAATGGTCATGAAGTATTAAAAAAAATCAAAACAGATACTGAATTGAAAAAAATTCCAGTAATTGTACTTACTACTTCATCTAATCAAAAAGATATTGATTTGGCTTATGATAACCATGCAAATAGCTATGTAAAAAAGCCATTAGACATGAATGAGTTTTTAGAGGCTATCTTAAAAATAGAAGCTTTTTGGATACAACTATCTACTTTATCAGAATAG
- a CDS encoding response regulator produces MKRNSNKNKGISILVLEDNPGDYILIEDFLLETFNGVKIHKNQDFKSTLEFLREKKHVDLILLDLNLPDMSGLELIKNMTKNFPQIPIIILTGYSDLELAKRSLELGVHDYLIKDEINPSLLHKSIEFAISRNNYVGQIENQNEKLKHIAWTQSHIVRAPLARILGVIDMIETLNENNKDLKFWLEQLKTSSIEMDDIVKNIIKEAQTLNLNKVNND; encoded by the coding sequence ATGAAAAGAAATTCTAATAAAAATAAAGGAATCAGTATTTTGGTTTTAGAGGATAATCCAGGAGATTATATTTTGATTGAAGACTTTTTGTTGGAAACCTTTAATGGCGTAAAAATTCATAAAAATCAGGATTTTAAAAGTACTTTAGAGTTTCTGCGAGAAAAAAAGCATGTTGATTTAATTTTACTTGATTTAAACTTACCAGACATGAGTGGGCTTGAATTAATAAAAAATATGACCAAAAATTTTCCTCAAATTCCTATCATTATATTAACAGGATATTCAGATCTCGAACTTGCAAAAAGAAGTTTAGAGTTAGGAGTGCACGATTATCTTATTAAAGACGAAATCAATCCAAGTCTTTTGCATAAAAGTATTGAGTTTGCAATTAGTCGAAACAATTATGTTGGGCAAATAGAGAATCAGAACGAGAAATTGAAACATATTGCCTGGACACAGTCACATATTGTAAGAGCACCTTTAGCAAGAATACTAGGTGTTATTGATATGATAGAAACCCTAAATGAAAATAATAAGGATCTAAAATTTTGGTTAGAACAATTAAAAACATCTTCTATTGAAATGGATGATATTGTTAAAAATATTATCAAAGAAGCTCAAACGTTAAACTTAAACAAAGTGAACAATGACTAA
- a CDS encoding sodium/sugar symporter, which yields MKAGFEMWDYVVFITYAILILGVGLWVSRDKKGHQKNAEDYFLASKSLPWWAIGASLIAANISAEQFIGMSGSGFASGLAIASYEWMAAITLIIVGKYFLPIFIEKGLYTIPEFVEKRYSTNLKTILAVFWIALYVFVNLTTVLYLGSLALETILGVPMMYGVVGLALFVAAYSLYGGLSAVAWTDVIQVVFLVIGGLVTTYLALNTVSDGQGMFAGLSAIYDAVPERFTMILDESNPEYKNLPGIAVLVGGMWVANLYYWGFNQYIIQRTLAAKSLKEAQKGILFAAFLKLVIPLIVVIPGIAAYVMVNDPEIMARLGMAGLENLPSTEQADKAYPWLLQFLPTGLKGVAFAALAAAIVSSLASMLNSTSTIFTMDIYKQYINKNASDKATVNMGRISAGIALLIACIMAPLLGNLDQAFQFIQEYTGVVSPGILAVFMLGLFWKKTTNKGAIIGALASIPIAMYFKVAPKGWSTSSLFVDVPFMDQMGYTVILTMIVIGLVSYFQHKGADDEKGIDISKAMFKTSPLFNIGAFAVMLILVVLYSVFW from the coding sequence ATGAAAGCAGGATTTGAAATGTGGGACTATGTCGTCTTCATTACGTATGCCATTTTAATTTTAGGAGTCGGTTTATGGGTTTCTAGGGATAAAAAAGGACACCAAAAAAACGCAGAAGATTACTTTTTAGCCAGTAAATCTTTGCCTTGGTGGGCTATTGGAGCTTCCTTAATTGCTGCCAATATTTCTGCTGAACAATTTATTGGAATGTCTGGTTCTGGTTTTGCTTCTGGATTAGCCATTGCTTCGTATGAGTGGATGGCTGCCATCACCTTAATTATTGTAGGAAAGTATTTCTTACCAATTTTTATTGAAAAAGGATTGTATACCATTCCTGAGTTTGTCGAAAAACGATACTCTACCAATTTAAAAACCATACTCGCCGTTTTTTGGATTGCTTTATACGTTTTCGTAAACTTAACCACTGTTTTGTATTTAGGTTCTCTAGCATTAGAAACCATTTTGGGAGTTCCGATGATGTATGGGGTTGTGGGCTTAGCATTATTTGTTGCTGCTTATTCTTTATATGGAGGTCTTTCCGCAGTTGCTTGGACAGACGTGATTCAAGTCGTTTTTCTAGTCATTGGCGGATTGGTAACAACCTATTTGGCATTAAACACCGTTTCTGACGGACAAGGTATGTTTGCTGGCTTATCTGCAATTTATGATGCTGTTCCAGAACGTTTTACGATGATTTTAGACGAATCAAATCCTGAGTATAAAAACCTGCCAGGAATTGCAGTGCTTGTTGGAGGAATGTGGGTGGCGAATTTATATTATTGGGGTTTTAATCAATATATCATCCAAAGAACTTTGGCTGCAAAATCATTAAAAGAAGCACAAAAAGGAATTCTATTTGCAGCATTTTTAAAGTTAGTCATTCCGTTAATTGTTGTAATTCCAGGAATTGCAGCCTATGTAATGGTCAATGATCCTGAAATTATGGCGCGTTTGGGTATGGCAGGCTTAGAGAATTTACCAAGTACAGAACAAGCTGATAAAGCCTATCCATGGTTGTTACAATTTTTACCAACAGGGCTCAAAGGTGTGGCGTTTGCAGCCTTAGCAGCAGCGATTGTATCTTCTTTAGCATCCATGTTAAACTCAACGTCTACTATTTTTACAATGGATATTTATAAGCAATACATCAATAAAAATGCAAGTGATAAAGCTACTGTAAATATGGGTAGAATTTCTGCGGGTATTGCTTTGTTAATCGCTTGTATTATGGCGCCTTTATTAGGAAACTTAGACCAAGCATTTCAGTTTATTCAAGAATATACAGGTGTTGTAAGTCCGGGTATTTTAGCCGTATTTATGTTAGGATTGTTCTGGAAAAAGACCACCAACAAAGGTGCAATTATTGGGGCATTAGCTTCTATTCCAATTGCGATGTATTTTAAAGTAGCGCCAAAAGGATGGTCTACGAGTTCGCTATTTGTTGATGTTCCGTTTATGGATCAAATGGGGTATACTGTAATTTTGACTATGATCGTAATTGGTTTGGTAAGTTACTTTCAACATAAAGGTGCAGATGACGAAAAAGGAATTGACATTTCTAAAGCAATGTTTAAAACGAGTCCGTTATTTAATATTGGTGCGTTTGCAGTCATGTTAATTTTAGTGGTATTATATAGTGTATTTTGGTAA
- a CDS encoding CheR family methyltransferase: MKKQFPIIGIGASAGGLEPLEIFFEQVAPDTSFAYVIIQHLAPNHKSLMDELLARHTQLPISVIQNGMMLEKGHIYLNPPKKFVEIKHGKFVLYEKEDRKLSFPISIFFQSLANELEENACAVILSGTGSDGKDGVKFIKEKGGYVVVQEPEEAKFNGMPNSAINAGSVDKICRVKDINGEIHNFFNNKQEFDKNQYTYETAKELITKILKRTQQLIEVDFTGYKHTTVSRRIGRRMNLLNYTRMEDYYQFLDNNPGEANFLSKELLIGVTRFFRDEESFEVLKHKVIPELVAQNMETKTIRIWVTACSTGEEAFSIAILLKDYLRKNKLLFDVSIFATDFDKEAIKTASNRVFSEVISHEIPIEYFNSYFVPQRHGYVIAKEIREMIVFSCHNLIQDAPFNRIDLVSCRNLLIYLNESVQQQLFSLFQYSLKTGGFLFLGSSETLGTAYEEFEEVDKKYKIYSNRENKKFVHRPKLRLQRNKMNKVSSLPIINYPISHGKSKILSEIHHNLIQEYVPDSLVMDEQFNLLHTTGNIHRWLRLPPGEITSNALKMIPNNLAMPIEVVVSKVFNDKEPITLTDIVIPKDLQPFYGNEEVLQIHIRTKKIDNNQNYLFLTFEAKKKKQNKTPFKEINISSASSERIEILERELRINRETLQTTIEELESSNEELQAANEELQSSNEELESVNEELYTVNSEFQQKNTELSASNDDLNNLIQSAEIAILFLDAQLNIRRFTPAIKKILDLISYDIGRNISHFRAKIQLENFMEHIEEVLKTFLPYETSVKDAKGKEYLLKINPFRTNQNEIKGVVLIFIDLTQVNAYKKEIQLSDTALADLKLKHANQTEILELISQNLNDMVLIIDRKGSIEYCTPSASALTGYTYEELLGMNFFSSIKDTNQLDDILQAVKELAKNKKSGLIEFQLKLKKGINHWFETNLQPINNYSDGNFRILLTASDIQKRSLRETEYKRNSLIAEQTNSVVIITDTEGRIIFVNKSFEQLTGYFEEEVLGIKPGKLLQGEESDAKVIKIMSEAFKNQRSFDINIMNYTKKGDKYLTNIRAEPLYDSKDKFIGFFSIQTDISKQQEYLTQIQTLNTKIQTQMNKLKEANSALEEFAYVASHDLKTPVRNIKSLLDIVKKKGEKLDKKKKEEYLDIVHSSAEELYKMIENLLQYSRTGAIQEELEKVVLQDIIQKVIKQFNQDLKVEEGTISIDILPQKITVYPMLFSRLLANLISNAIKYRGDAPPRIKLSCRIEKSAFLFSLTDNGIGIPENQSKNIFKIFKSIRPNKDSNGIGLALCKKITELHGGKIWLTSKLGKGSTFYFTIPMHYKH; the protein is encoded by the coding sequence ATGAAAAAACAATTTCCAATAATAGGCATTGGGGCCTCAGCAGGAGGTTTAGAACCGTTAGAGATTTTCTTTGAGCAGGTTGCACCAGACACTTCTTTTGCCTATGTAATTATACAGCACCTTGCCCCTAACCATAAAAGTCTTATGGATGAGCTGTTAGCGCGGCATACACAGCTTCCTATTAGCGTCATACAAAATGGCATGATGCTAGAAAAAGGACATATTTATCTCAATCCACCCAAAAAATTTGTAGAAATTAAACATGGTAAATTTGTTTTGTATGAAAAAGAAGACCGAAAATTAAGTTTTCCTATTAGTATCTTTTTTCAATCGCTGGCAAATGAGTTAGAAGAGAATGCTTGTGCGGTAATCTTATCGGGTACAGGGAGTGATGGCAAAGATGGTGTTAAGTTTATCAAAGAAAAGGGAGGCTATGTTGTAGTTCAAGAACCTGAAGAAGCGAAGTTTAACGGAATGCCAAATAGTGCTATCAATGCTGGGTCGGTGGATAAAATATGTAGGGTTAAAGATATAAATGGAGAAATCCATAATTTTTTCAATAATAAACAAGAATTCGATAAAAATCAATATACATACGAAACAGCAAAAGAACTAATTACAAAAATCTTAAAACGAACACAACAACTTATTGAAGTTGATTTTACGGGCTACAAACATACAACCGTATCGAGACGTATTGGAAGAAGAATGAATTTGTTGAATTACACTCGGATGGAAGACTATTATCAGTTTTTAGACAATAATCCTGGAGAAGCAAATTTTCTTTCAAAAGAATTATTAATCGGTGTAACGCGCTTTTTTCGGGATGAAGAATCCTTTGAGGTCTTAAAGCACAAAGTAATTCCGGAGCTGGTAGCACAGAATATGGAAACAAAAACAATCCGTATATGGGTAACGGCATGTTCTACTGGTGAAGAAGCTTTTTCTATTGCTATTTTATTAAAAGATTATCTGAGAAAAAATAAGCTTCTTTTTGATGTTAGTATTTTTGCGACTGATTTTGATAAAGAAGCCATAAAAACTGCCAGCAATAGAGTTTTTTCTGAAGTAATTAGTCATGAAATTCCGATTGAATATTTTAATTCTTATTTCGTTCCACAACGACATGGCTACGTAATTGCCAAAGAAATAAGGGAAATGATTGTTTTTTCCTGTCATAATTTAATTCAAGATGCCCCATTTAATAGAATTGATTTGGTGAGTTGCCGAAACTTATTAATTTATTTAAATGAATCCGTTCAGCAACAACTGTTCAGTTTATTTCAGTATTCATTAAAAACAGGTGGTTTTTTATTTTTAGGATCTAGTGAAACACTTGGCACTGCTTATGAAGAATTTGAAGAGGTAGATAAAAAATATAAAATTTATAGCAATCGAGAAAATAAAAAATTTGTACATCGTCCTAAACTTAGATTGCAAAGAAACAAAATGAATAAAGTCTCGTCACTTCCTATTATAAATTATCCTATTAGTCATGGAAAAAGTAAGATTTTAAGCGAAATTCATCATAATTTAATTCAAGAGTATGTACCTGATTCTTTGGTCATGGATGAGCAATTCAATCTCTTACATACTACAGGAAATATACATCGATGGTTAAGACTTCCTCCAGGAGAAATCACTTCTAATGCTTTAAAAATGATTCCTAATAACTTAGCGATGCCTATTGAAGTAGTGGTAAGCAAAGTTTTTAATGACAAAGAACCCATTACTTTAACCGATATTGTTATTCCTAAAGACTTACAACCTTTTTATGGAAATGAAGAGGTCTTACAAATTCATATCAGAACTAAAAAGATTGATAATAATCAAAACTATTTATTTTTAACGTTCGAAGCAAAAAAAAAGAAGCAAAACAAAACTCCTTTTAAAGAAATAAATATCAGTTCTGCTTCTAGTGAACGTATTGAAATATTAGAACGAGAACTTCGGATAAATAGAGAAACTTTACAAACCACTATTGAAGAGTTAGAATCGAGTAATGAAGAATTGCAAGCTGCCAATGAAGAATTACAAAGTTCTAATGAAGAGTTAGAATCTGTGAATGAAGAACTGTATACGGTAAACTCAGAATTTCAACAAAAAAACACAGAACTAAGTGCCTCTAATGACGATTTAAACAATCTTATTCAGAGCGCAGAAATAGCCATTCTTTTTTTAGATGCACAATTAAATATTCGCAGATTTACACCTGCTATTAAAAAAATATTAGATTTAATTTCTTATGATATCGGTAGAAATATAAGTCATTTTAGAGCAAAGATTCAGCTAGAAAATTTTATGGAGCATATAGAGGAGGTATTGAAAACCTTTTTACCTTATGAAACCAGTGTTAAAGATGCTAAGGGGAAAGAGTATTTGTTAAAAATTAATCCTTTTAGAACCAACCAAAATGAAATTAAAGGGGTTGTGCTGATCTTTATAGATCTTACTCAAGTAAATGCATATAAAAAAGAAATTCAATTGTCGGATACTGCACTTGCCGACTTAAAGTTAAAGCATGCCAATCAAACAGAGATCCTAGAACTCATTTCACAAAACCTAAATGACATGGTCTTAATTATTGACCGAAAAGGAAGTATTGAATATTGCACCCCATCTGCCTCTGCTTTAACCGGCTATACTTATGAAGAGCTACTTGGCATGAATTTTTTCAGTAGCATCAAAGACACAAATCAATTAGACGATATACTACAAGCTGTTAAAGAGTTGGCTAAAAACAAAAAAAGTGGCTTAATCGAATTTCAACTCAAGCTTAAAAAAGGTATAAATCACTGGTTTGAAACCAATTTACAACCTATTAATAACTACAGTGACGGTAATTTTAGAATATTACTTACCGCAAGTGATATACAAAAACGTTCCCTGCGAGAAACAGAATACAAAAGAAACTCTCTTATTGCAGAGCAAACCAATAGTGTTGTAATCATTACGGATACTGAAGGTAGAATTATATTTGTAAACAAGTCTTTTGAGCAACTTACTGGTTATTTTGAAGAGGAAGTATTAGGTATAAAACCAGGTAAACTTCTTCAGGGAGAAGAAAGTGATGCTAAAGTTATTAAAATAATGTCTGAGGCTTTTAAGAATCAAAGATCTTTTGACATTAACATTATGAATTATACCAAAAAAGGAGATAAATATTTAACAAATATAAGGGCAGAACCACTTTATGATTCTAAAGATAAATTTATAGGTTTTTTCTCTATTCAAACTGATATTTCAAAACAACAAGAATACCTAACACAAATTCAAACCTTAAATACAAAGATTCAAACTCAAATGAATAAACTGAAAGAGGCAAATTCGGCTTTAGAGGAGTTTGCTTATGTGGCTTCACATGATTTAAAAACGCCAGTTCGAAACATTAAAAGTTTGTTAGATATTGTAAAAAAGAAAGGAGAAAAATTAGACAAAAAAAAGAAAGAGGAATATCTTGACATTGTTCATTCATCTGCTGAAGAACTTTATAAAATGATTGAGAATCTGCTACAATATTCAAGAACAGGAGCTATTCAAGAAGAGTTAGAAAAAGTGGTTTTACAAGATATTATTCAAAAGGTAATTAAACAATTTAATCAGGATTTAAAGGTAGAAGAAGGTACTATTTCTATCGATATATTACCACAAAAAATAACGGTTTACCCAATGTTATTTAGCAGATTATTAGCCAACTTAATTAGCAATGCCATTAAATATAGAGGAGATGCCCCACCACGAATTAAATTATCGTGCCGTATTGAAAAAAGTGCATTTCTATTCTCTCTGACAGACAATGGTATAGGGATACCAGAAAATCAATCTAAAAACATTTTTAAAATTTTTAAAAGTATAAGGCCAAACAAAGATAGCAATGGCATTGGTCTTGCTTTGTGTAAAAAGATAACAGAATTGCATGGAGGTAAAATTTGGCTTACCTCTAAATTAGGAAAAGGAAGTACCTTTTATTTTACAATTCCTATGCATTATAAGCATTAA
- a CDS encoding chemotaxis protein CheB: protein MAKKIGEKKNEETTVFVQDENMQSTPVVGIGASAGGLEALEKFFHTIPPNTGAAYVIIQHLDPNHKSILVDLIKRYTKMEVYQIINGVNVEPNTVYIIPPGSDVIIKNNKLILTLRAKPRVFRMPIDRFLKSLANDKKDNAIAVILSGTGADGALGVRDIKSENGIVFAQAPEDAKYEGMPQRAINTGLVDYILDADKMSEKLLTYIQSIFDFTESIPITEDYGINILSKIFNILLRETGHDFTSYKPNTIERRIERRMKIAQVSNKEEYVAILQKNRAEVDALFQDFLIGVTQFFRDSGAFKYVYDNVIPELFSKANENAPIRIWMPGCSTGEEVYTMGMLFKEYMLKNSLGHYKVQIFATDIDKNALDKARQAYYPDSISIDVPEHYLNQYFSLEENNYLVNKSLRDMIVFAEQSIAKDPPFSRVDLISCRNLLIYMNSNLQKKIIATFHYALNPNGFLFLGSSETIGKNRNLFTTKDNKWKLYKKNNVLSNNVYDLPSFYPAKRERNQIIEKPIVKEKITLKSIAENEIIENFTPAAAIIDNKFDILYLKGETATYLQPVKGVISVNIIDMAKPDIRIKLSIALNKAVRENKKIIEEKLYIKTDNHYKFINIHIKPIEPKNDVSNLFLVVFEDITEKELFTDDIAISFSDKNTNYIKVIEEELKNTKSYLQSVIEVADSTTEELKATNEELQSSNEELQSTNEELETSKEELQSINEELIAVNSEHQKKIGELSDMSNDISNLLTKTNIATIFFDLDSKIKKFTPQVKEFVELMNADIDRPIKNFSTGLNYPDFQKDILHVIHTLNTIEKEIENAEKSFICRIMPYLTIDNEVTGVVITFVDVAELKKTKRALRESEKLLEKKSRIAQLGSWDFDPKTTKITWSKETYRIHEVPLDFVPNLNSVIGFYIPEHQSIIRKLVDKSIHMGKSFTTELMITTHNGNQVWVRTMGEAVYESNEIIKISGTIQNINQQKLALLALKESEKKYKIVFENSSDVIIIHDLDMNIMNINSQAIKEFGYSKDEFLQQKFFDLHALDELSFAKEVLKQLENKDLIKVETKFRRKDDSVFLAETILYKYELDNHPLVHTVIRNNTAQKS from the coding sequence ATGGCTAAGAAAATAGGGGAAAAGAAAAACGAGGAAACAACAGTTTTTGTTCAAGATGAAAACATGCAAAGCACACCTGTTGTAGGTATCGGCGCTTCTGCCGGAGGTTTAGAAGCATTAGAAAAATTTTTTCATACGATTCCGCCAAATACGGGTGCGGCGTATGTAATTATACAGCATCTCGATCCCAACCATAAAAGCATACTCGTAGATTTAATAAAGCGCTATACTAAAATGGAGGTATATCAAATTATTAATGGAGTAAACGTAGAACCTAATACCGTATATATTATTCCGCCAGGCTCAGATGTAATTATTAAAAACAACAAATTGATATTGACTTTGCGTGCTAAACCACGCGTTTTTAGAATGCCGATTGATCGGTTTCTAAAATCATTAGCAAACGATAAAAAAGACAATGCCATTGCCGTAATTTTATCAGGAACAGGTGCCGACGGTGCGCTAGGAGTTCGGGATATAAAGTCTGAAAACGGAATTGTGTTTGCACAGGCTCCCGAAGATGCAAAATATGAAGGAATGCCTCAAAGAGCCATAAATACTGGTTTGGTTGATTATATTTTAGATGCCGATAAAATGTCGGAAAAATTGCTTACTTATATTCAATCTATTTTTGATTTTACAGAGAGCATTCCTATTACTGAAGATTACGGTATCAATATCTTATCAAAAATATTTAACATATTACTTAGAGAAACCGGACACGATTTTACTTCCTATAAACCAAATACCATAGAAAGACGTATAGAAAGGCGTATGAAAATTGCCCAAGTGAGCAATAAAGAGGAATATGTTGCAATTCTTCAAAAAAACAGGGCAGAAGTTGATGCTTTATTTCAGGATTTTTTGATTGGAGTTACTCAGTTTTTTAGAGACTCAGGTGCCTTTAAGTATGTTTACGACAATGTAATTCCCGAATTATTTTCTAAGGCAAATGAAAATGCTCCTATTCGTATTTGGATGCCCGGATGCTCTACTGGAGAGGAAGTATACACCATGGGAATGCTCTTTAAAGAATACATGCTTAAAAATTCTTTAGGCCATTATAAGGTGCAAATTTTTGCTACCGATATAGATAAAAATGCATTAGATAAAGCGCGACAGGCATATTATCCTGATAGTATTTCAATTGATGTACCCGAACACTATTTGAATCAGTATTTTAGCTTGGAAGAAAATAATTACTTGGTAAATAAATCGTTGCGCGATATGATTGTGTTTGCTGAACAAAGCATTGCAAAAGACCCACCTTTCTCAAGAGTAGACCTTATCAGTTGCCGAAATTTACTGATTTACATGAATAGCAATTTGCAAAAAAAAATAATAGCTACGTTTCATTATGCATTAAACCCAAATGGTTTCTTATTTTTGGGCTCATCAGAAACAATCGGTAAAAACCGTAACTTATTTACCACAAAAGATAATAAGTGGAAACTTTATAAAAAAAATAACGTTTTATCAAACAATGTTTATGATTTACCTTCTTTTTATCCAGCTAAAAGAGAAAGAAATCAAATTATAGAAAAGCCCATAGTGAAAGAAAAAATAACCCTGAAATCTATTGCAGAGAACGAAATTATTGAAAATTTTACACCCGCTGCCGCAATTATTGATAATAAATTCGATATCCTCTATTTAAAAGGAGAAACAGCTACCTATTTGCAACCAGTAAAGGGTGTTATAAGTGTGAATATCATAGATATGGCGAAACCCGATATTCGAATAAAACTTAGTATTGCCTTGAATAAAGCCGTTCGGGAAAACAAAAAAATAATAGAAGAAAAATTATATATTAAAACCGATAATCATTACAAATTTATAAATATTCATATAAAACCGATTGAACCTAAAAATGATGTTAGCAATCTATTTCTAGTAGTTTTCGAAGATATTACCGAAAAAGAACTGTTTACAGATGATATAGCGATTAGTTTTAGCGATAAGAATACCAATTATATCAAAGTTATAGAAGAGGAACTAAAAAACACAAAAAGTTATTTACAATCTGTGATTGAAGTGGCAGATAGCACCACCGAAGAATTAAAAGCAACCAATGAAGAGCTACAATCCTCTAACGAAGAATTGCAAAGTACCAACGAAGAATTAGAAACTTCAAAAGAAGAGTTGCAATCTATTAACGAAGAACTGATTGCGGTCAATAGCGAACATCAGAAAAAAATTGGTGAATTATCGGATATGAGCAACGATATTAGCAATTTGCTCACGAAAACGAATATTGCTACAATATTTTTTGATTTAGATTCGAAAATAAAAAAATTTACGCCCCAAGTCAAAGAATTTGTGGAGTTGATGAATGCGGATATTGACAGGCCCATTAAAAATTTTTCGACCGGATTAAATTATCCTGATTTTCAAAAAGATATTTTACATGTAATTCATACTCTGAATACCATAGAAAAAGAAATTGAGAACGCAGAAAAAAGCTTTATCTGCCGCATTATGCCGTACCTTACCATTGATAATGAGGTAACCGGAGTAGTAATTACATTTGTGGATGTTGCTGAACTAAAAAAGACCAAACGAGCACTAAGAGAAAGTGAAAAATTACTCGAAAAAAAGAGTAGAATTGCACAATTGGGCAGCTGGGATTTTGACCCTAAAACAACTAAAATCACATGGTCAAAAGAAACTTATAGAATTCACGAAGTGCCACTAGATTTTGTGCCAAATTTAAATTCTGTCATTGGTTTTTATATCCCAGAACACCAATCAATTATCCGTAAATTAGTAGATAAATCGATTCATATGGGTAAATCGTTTACTACTGAGCTGATGATTACAACCCATAATGGAAACCAAGTTTGGGTGCGTACCATGGGAGAGGCCGTTTATGAAAGCAACGAAATCATCAAAATTTCGGGAACAATTCAAAATATAAATCAACAAAAATTAGCATTATTAGCTTTAAAAGAAAGCGAAAAGAAATACAAAATAGTTTTCGAAAACTCATCCGATGTCATTATTATTCATGATTTGGATATGAATATTATGAACATAAATAGTCAGGCAATCAAAGAATTTGGATATTCAAAAGACGAGTTTCTTCAACAAAAGTTTTTCGATCTGCATGCTCTAGACGAATTATCGTTCGCTAAAGAAGTATTAAAACAGCTAGAAAATAAAGACCTGATAAAGGTTGAAACAAAATTTCGGAGAAAAGACGATTCTGTTTTTTTGGCCGAAACAATATTATACAAATACGAGTTGGATAATCATCCTTTGGTTCACACCGTGATTAGAAATAATACAGCACAAAAAAGCTGA
- a CDS encoding response regulator, with amino-acid sequence MTKHLMIIDDDQIFRLLTVIMSKNLAVSSLELHEFEDGELGINGVEKLSNTKEKVIILLDINMPVLDGWGFLDQLKENKYFNIENIELYIVSSSIDESDILKANSYEIVKKFIHKPIDQNTIRTIVNGTA; translated from the coding sequence ATGACTAAACACTTAATGATTATAGACGATGACCAAATTTTTAGGTTGCTTACCGTAATTATGTCTAAAAATTTGGCAGTATCATCTTTAGAATTACATGAGTTTGAAGATGGCGAATTGGGTATTAATGGTGTAGAAAAATTAAGCAATACCAAAGAAAAAGTGATTATTCTTTTAGATATTAATATGCCTGTTTTAGATGGTTGGGGCTTTTTAGATCAACTAAAAGAAAACAAATATTTTAATATCGAAAATATCGAATTGTATATAGTTTCATCTTCCATAGACGAAAGCGACATCCTTAAAGCGAATAGTTATGAAATTGTTAAAAAGTTTATTCACAAACCAATAGATCAAAACACAATTAGAACAATAGTAAATGGAACAGCATAA